The following is a genomic window from Acetomicrobium sp. S15 = DSM 107314.
GATATCGACCCTTATCGTCCCGGTCATCTTGCGCATTCCCTGGAAAGACGGTTCGGGGGATGAAGCCCCCTCTGCTACTTCGTCCACCTTTTGCGCTTCATCCGTCTTTTGCAACTTCTCAGCCGTGCACTCGCTGTCAGATGTCAGTTCATCTATCTCTACATTTGCGATTTCGGATATAGACATCACCGTATGCCGCGTAGTCTCTTGCTCTTCTTTCGTGGCCAGATAAACCTCAAAGGCGTAATCAAAACCTTCCCTCTCAAGCTCCTCAACGGGAGGGACAGTTTTTATGATTTCGCCCATCCCCTCGAGGCGCGACACCACAAGGTAGGCCCTGGCGGACTTCAAGAGGCATTGAGGGTCGAGGTGAATCGTCAGATGATACACCTTCATCCCCTGATCTTGCGCTTTCTTCACCCATTCCACTTCCTGAGAGGTAAGCCCGACAGGCGCTTGAGATTTTGTAGCTTCACGATGATTTACGACTTCTACCTTTGCCCTAAGGACCTTCAAAAGCTCATCCACGTCGACATCGCCGTCGCGGCCGCCTTTGCGAATCCGGTCGATCATAACCTGAAGCGCATCGAGACATCGAAAGAGGAGCGATACGTCATCACCGGTGATGAAGAGCTCACCCTTGCGCATGAGGTCGAGGAGGTCCTCCATGGCGTGAGTCAGGCCCGCCATGCCATCGAAACCCATCGCTCCCGCCATCCCCTTCAACGTATGGGCTACCCTGAAGATCTCGTTCACTATCTCAGGCTGCTCTGGGTTCGACTCAAGGCTTAAAAGCAGGTCCCCGAGCAGCTCAAGCTGTTCGGAAGATTCATCGAGAAAGGCATTCAAGTATTCCTTCGTATTTAGATCCATCGCCTCATTCTCCCTTCCGCATCTTTACCAACAATTTTACCCTCTCGGGAATTCTATAAAGCGGCAACGACTCATTCGCCGCGCCCGCCTCGACCGCAGATTTAGGCATTCCATATACGACGCACGTTTCGGGCGACTCCGCCAAGACAAACCCCCCTTTTGAGCGAATAGCCCTGGCTCCTTCTGTGCCATCCCTTCCCATGCCGGTCAATATTATCCCCACCGCTTTCGCTCCGGCGACATCTGCTACACTTAAGAATAACAGATCGGCCGCCGGTTTGACAGAGTGCAACGGCGGAGCATCGGAAAGCCTGCAGATGAATCGGCTGTCTTTTTTCTCCACCAACATGTGCTTGCCTCCGGGAGCTATGGCGGCGACGCCCGGCATAAGTTCTAACCCGTCTTGTCCTTCCACAACGTGCAACGCAGATATCTCATCAAGGCGCTTAGCCAAAGAAGCGGTGAACCCCGGAGGCATGTGCTGCGCGATGACTACAGGAACCGGAAGATCATGAGGCAGCCCGCTCAGGAGCTCCTGGAGCGCTTTAGGCCCCCCCGTAGAAGCCGCAACCGCTACGATCTCAGAAGGCTCGCCACGAGGCTCAATCGGTTGCGGTGCTTCTTTCAACGAAAGGGGCGCGCGGCGGTGCGCAAGTAGCGCGATGTTTACGCCTGAAGCCATCAAAACTTTGTTCCGGAGCTCATCCCCCACCTTGGCCATGTCCAAAGAGATCGTGCCCGACGGCTTGGCCACGAAGTCCACAGCCCCTGCAGCCAAAGCCTTAATGGTGATCTCTGCGCCTTCTCTCGTAAGGCTGCTCACCATGACGACCGGCGTCGGACGAAGGACCATTATGTCCTCAAGTGTGGCAAGGCCGTCCTTTTTGGGCATCTCAACGTCCAACGTAACCACATCGGGTTTGAGCTCTCCCAGCAGTTTGAGCGCTTCGATGCCGTCCCTGGCTCTGCCGACGACCTCCAGGCGAGGATCCTCTTCGAGAATATCGGAGATGAGCTTGCGCATGAACGCGGAATCGTCAACAACCAGAACGCGAACCTTTTTCATCGGGATAACTCCTGCTTTCTGATGAATTTGATCAACGCCGCTTCCGCCAAGGGAAAGAGCGATTCAAACTCGACGGCAATCTCTTTAAGCCCATCCACACCCTCCTGAAACCTCACGATTTTGGCCACAAACATAAAAGGGCTGCCCTCGATAGTCAGAGAGAGAAGCACCCTATCCCCTGCCGCCAACCCTCTCATGTCCGACGATCGCAGCCTGGCTCCTCCCAAGCTGATATCGAGGACGTCGCACTCCCGCCAATCTCCCCGCATGGGAGACCGCGCTTCGACGTCCAGGGGGAAAAATGCGGCCTTAAGGAGACAGGGGACGCGGAGGAACCGCCTCCTCTGAATGCGAATAAACTCCCCTACAGGACGCACCCAGAGGAGAGGGACGGAAGATGCGAGATCGCTCCGCACAGCGCTCACTTGCACAGCTATAGGAGAGCGCTCGTCCTCGAACATCACCTCGAACTGCATGTCTCTGTATATGGGCAGAAGCGCGCCGCGCAATAGAGGGTGAGATAGCGCCAAGAGCTCGCCTTCGATATCTTCGAGGCGCGAAGGATGGTGCCCCTTATAGAGCCCGGCATGGATATGGATATCGGCTCGCGCTCCAACCTTCAACTGCGATGCCGCACCGATCGCCATTTCACCCGCTCCGGGTCAGCCGCTTGGCCAGTCTGAAGAGAAAGGCCTTTACCCCGCGCCCTGCGACTGCTTTAGGGGGAAGTTCGCCAGAAGGTTCAGCCTTGGCGAGCCTGGAGGCGATCCACTTTACACACTGAGACGCTGCGCAACCGGGTTGATAAATGAAAAAAGGCCGGCTCGTCTCGGCAGCTCGCCTCACTGCCTCGTCCCTGAGCACATAACCCGCATAGGGCACAGAGATTTCCAAAAATTGGGCAGCGGCCATTTGGACCCTGCTCGCGACCGAGGCCGCTTTCTCATCGGAAGAGGCCATGTTCACGAGGAGGTTGACGTCGATGCCGGTTCCGCCGGAGAAGGCCAACACTTTAAGCATTCCGTAGCAGTCGCGGACAGCTGCAGGCTCGGGCGTCGTGAGCAAAAGCACGGAGTCGGCGGCCAAGCAAAAGGAGACGACGGTGCGATGCAAACCGGCCCCGGTGTCGATTATCAATATATCGGCCATGGAATCCAATACCGATAGGCTTTCTATGAGCGCGAGCTGCCTGCGAGGATCGAGGTCGGCGATGTCCGCCATGCCGACGCCGCCAGGTACGATCAATACGCCCTTGTCGACTTCCACCAATATCTCCTCCAGTCGCCTCTCACCCCGGATTACGTGAGCGAGGTTGTACCTGGAGGTGACGCCCAACAACAGATCCAAGTTGGCCAATCCCAAATCCGCGTCGAGCAGTGCTACTCTCTTACCCAAGCGCCCCAATGCCAAGGCTAAATTCGCGGATATGCTGCTTTTGCCGACGCCGCCCTTGCCGCTCGTTACCGCAAGCGACCGCAAGCGACCGCTTTCGGCGGAGATTCGGCCCGTCTCGGCTGCCACCAGTTCCCTCAATTCGTATGCCTGATCTGCGGGTTTCGCGTCAAGCCGAACCAAAGCGCTCCACTCCCATGACCAGTTTCGCAATGCGAGATGCTTCCGCCACCTCAATATCGCTCGGCACGTTCTGACCCGTCGTCAAAAAAGAAACAGGCGTGCCGAACTCGAGGCAGAAGTTAAGTAGCACGCCATATGTCATAGCCTCGTCCAGCTTGGTGAAGATAGCGCAAGATATAGGTATTTTGCTCATCCTCCGCACGACATCCACGATGACAGGATAGGCCACGTTAGCTTGAAGCACCAGGTGGACGGCGTCCGGTTTAAAGGCATCGTGAGCCCGTTCATATTCTTCCAGGTGGCGGTCATCCCGCTGCGATCGACCGGCCACATCGAGGAAAACCACTTCTGCGTCCGCGTGACGGGCGAGCACGTCGTCGTAATCTTTAGGCTCGAAAATTACCTCTATCGGAATCCCCAGGATCCTCGCATAGGTGCGCAGCTGCTCCACCGCAGCGATACGATAGGTATCGGCCGTTAAAAGCAGCACTTTTCTCCTCTCCCATAGGGACTGGATGGCGGCGAGCTTCGCTATCGTGGTGGTCTTCCCTACCCCAGTGGGGCCGATGAACATCACCTTTCGCCCCCCCAAAGCGGATGCGAAATCTCCACCTACCACACGGATATAGCCTGAAAGCCACTGAATCGCGTCTTGCGCTCCCGAGGCTTCGTGGTCTTGCGACAGTTTCTGCGCTAAGGCGGGCCCTACGCCGGCATCGATAAGCTTTTGACAAAAGGGAGACTTTTCGTGAGAGTTTTCCCCCGAATTGTCTTTAACCTTCTGGCCCTCTATCCTCGTCAAGATGGAGCGTATCTCTTTTATCCCTTCGAGCAGGGCGGGCATATCTCCGGACTTCGCCTTCTCTGAAAGCTCAAGCTTATCGGCAGATGACCTTTTTTGCGCCTCCAACAGCTGCTGAAAGGCGATGAGGCGCTCCTGCTTGGTTTGGACTCCTTGAGGTTCGTCCTCCTCCAAAATCCCGGCGGTCACCAAAAGGCTTCTCTTTCGGAACAGCCCAAGGAAACCCCCTTTTTTGACGACTTGGGACGACAGGATAACGGCGTCTCGCCCAAGCTTTTGACGGGCTATCTCAAGGGCTTCCGCATCGCTTCCCGCTTCAAACATTATCTGCTTCGCAAGCCGCATGAGCTATTCCACCATCCCCAAGGAGCGCAACTCAGTGCCCGGTGTAATTTCATTATAGGAGATAACAGGAATTTGGGGCAAACTTCCCTCCAACAGGCGGCGCACCACGAGTCTCACGTCGGGGTGGACCAGCAGGACCGGCGCATGGCCGGCGGCAGCTGCTTTTTCCATCTTGTCGCCCACAGCTTTGATAAGCTTTTGAATTTCGTCGACGGGCATACCGAGCCTCCATCCCGATGCGAGGTCGCCCTGCATCGACTCTTTTACGCGTTGCTCCCACCTCGGAGAAAGGGTGAGGACGGCGACGGTGCCTTGAGGATCCTGAAGGGAGATCGTAATGTGCCTGAATAAGGCCTCCCTGACGCGCTCGGTCAGGAAGTCAGGATTCCGAGAGATACGCCCCACGTCTGCAAGCGTCTCGAATATCGTAACCAGATCCCTGATAGGCACCGATTCTCTCAGGAGGTTCTGCAGCACTTTCTGCACGTCTCCGAGGGAGAGCACGTTCATGAGCTCCTCTGTAACGGCGGGATTGCTCTCCTTGACGAGATCTACGAGCTTCTGGGTTTCTTGGCGGGTCAACAGCTCGGCGCCGTATTTCTTGACGATCTCAGAGATGTGCGTCGCGAGCACAGAAGGAGCATCTACGACGGTGTAACCCAGCGATTCGGCCTGCTCGCGCAGTTCGGGGGCTATCCAGTAACCTTCGAGGCCGAAGGCAGGCTCTTTGGTGGGAATGCCCACCAACGGCTCCTCCGTCCCACTCGTGTTCATCGCTAAATAATGATCGGGCATTATTTCCGCGCGGGCTACCTGCGCCCCCTTGATGCGGATCAGGTATTCGGTTGGCTTGAGCTGTATGTTGTCTCTGATGCGTATCGGAGGCACGATCAGCCCCCTCTCCATGGCCATCTGGCGCCTGATCGTGGCTATGCGCTCGAGCATATCCCCTCCCTGAGACGGGTCGACGAGCGGGATCAGGGCGTAGCCTATTTCCACCTCCATCGGGTCTACGGCGACGAGGGGCAGCACGCTTTCGGGGGCACCAGCAGGCGCCTTGGCGGCTGGCGTAGGCGCCTCGCCGGCAGGTTCGCCCGGCGGCGCTTTGTTCTCTCTGTAGACCACAAAACCTGCGAGCGCCAGTATTGTGCCGAGGAGGAGGAATGGGGTTGTGGGGAGGCCGGGGACCACGGCCAAGGTGAAGAGCAGCCCCGCGCCTATAAAAAGAGGGCGACAGTTCGAGGAGAGCGACGCCACGATATCGCGCCCCAAGTTGGATTCTCCTGCCGCTCTGGTGACGATGATTCCCGTCGCGGTGGATAGCAACAGCGCAGGAATCTGGGCGACGAGACCGTCGCCCACCGTCAACAAGCTGTAAGTCTGGAGGGCTTCCCGGAAGGTGAACCCCCGCTGAAAGACACCTATGGTCAGACCTCCCAAAATGTTCACCACGGTAATGATGAGGCCGGCTATGGCATCCCCTCTCACGAATTTGGAGGCCCCGTCCATGGATCCGTAGAAATCGGCTTCCCTCTGTATCTCGCTCCTTCGCCTCCTGGCCTCCTTTTCGTCTATCAGCCCGGCGTTCAAATCGGCGTCTATGGCCATCTGCTTGCCCGGCATCGCGTCCAACGTAAAGCGCGCCGCCACTTCGGCCACCCTCTCCGCGCCGCGCGTAATGACGACGAATTGGATGATGACGAGGATCAAAAAGACTACGCCTCCTACGACGTAGTTGCCTCCTACCACGAAGTCGCCGAAAGCGGCTATGACCTCACCGGCATAAGCCTGAAGCAAGATCAGGCGCGTCGTCGAAACGTTCAAGGCGAGGCGGTAAAGGGTAGCTATCAGCAATATGGTCGGAAAGGCAGGTATCTCGAGGGGCTTAAGGACATAGAACGTCGCGAGGAGCACGACGACTCCGAAGGTTATGTTCATAGAGAGCAGTATGTCGAGCAAAAACGTCGGCATGGGGATGATCATCATACCCACTATCAGGATGATCAAAAAAGCCATTCCAACGTCGGCGAAGCGCGTAGCCCTTCTCATCAGAGAACTTTCGCGGATATCAGCCATTACGTTCGGCCTCCAACATTGACGAATGGACCTCTCCTCTTAGTGCGATATACGAACGCCAAAACCTCGGCCACAGCTTTATACAACTTCTCGGGGATCTCCGAACCCAATTCCGCCTCGTAAAGGGCCCTGGCGAGTGCACGATTTTCCACGATAGGCACACCGTGGCTTCGGGCCACTTCCCTGATCCGCTGCGCCAAGATCCCTTTCCCTTTTGCTACGAGCACGGGGGCCTCCATGATGCTTCTATCATAGCGCAAAGCGACGGCCAATGTGGTAGGGTTGGTTATGACCACGTCGGCCTTAGGCACTTCGGCCATCATCCTGCGCCTGGCGAGCTCCCTCTGTCTCTGGCGAATCCTGCGGCGCACCAACGGATCTCCCTCGATATCTTTAAACTCCTCCTTGAGCTCTTGCCTGCTCATCCTGATCGAACGCTCGAACTCCCACCTCTGATAGGCGTAGTCAAATACCGACAAGGCCAAAAGGAGAAGCGCCATCTTGAGGCTCGCGCTCCATAGGGTGCGCAGCAAAAGGCCCACCCCTGCGAGGTGCGGAAAGCGCACCATGGACAAGAAAAGCTCAAGCTCTCCCTTTATGGTCCAAAAGAGCACGAGCGCCAACAGCGACGCCTTGAGGACCCCTTTTAAAAGCTCCACCAAGGAACGCAAGGAAAAGACGCGTTTGAAGCCCTGCACGGGATTGAGGCGGTCGAATTTGGGGATCAACGGTTTAGCCGTAACGACGAACTTCACCTGGAAGAGCGTCACTGCGAGGGCAAAAACGGCGCAAAGCAGCCCCAGTGGCAGCCATAAAAGGAGATATCTCTTCGCCGCCACCATGGCCAGTTCTTTTATCCAGAGTTCACCAGTGAGGTCTCGCCCGATGTAAGAGATATCCCAGCTCAGATATTCTCTCATTCCGTTAAACAGAAAAGAAGAGATAAAATAGATGGTCACCAACCCAGCCATGATGGATACCGCGGCAGATAAGTCCTGACTTCGCGCTACGCGCCCTTCTTCGCGCTCCCTGCGGCGTTTGCGGGGCGTGGCGGGTTCCGTGCGTTCTTGGGCAAAAAGCTGCAGGTCGAAGGACCTTGTTAGCGCCACAGCGCAGCCCCCTTCATGGCCAGCTCCAAAGCATCTTCTATTTTTCCATGGATCAGATCGACTGCGACGGGCAAAACCATCATAAGCATCAAAAAACCCAACAGCACTTTCAGGGGCAATCCCAAAACAAACACGTTCAATTGAGGGACGGTCCTGGCTATGAAGCCGAGGCCTATATCGGCCAAAAGGAGAGCTCCATAGAACGGTAGGGTGATTTTAACGGCCAGGTAAAATGCCTCTCTTAGCCAGGTGGCGACCTGCGGGTCTTCTGCGAAGCTCCACTCAACCTGGGCCAAAGGGAATAGGCGCAGGCTCTCCATCAACCCCTGAAAGAGGAGTATGTGCCCGTTCCAGTACAGGAAAAACCAAAGCCCGAGGAGGAACTTGAGCTGTCCTATAACCGATGTCTGCACCTGGGATAGCGGATCCAAGACGTTAACCATGCCGAAGCCCATAGAGACGCCTATCAGCCAACCCGCCATCTCCATCGCGTACAAAGGCAGGGCCGACAAAAATCCCAAGGTCGCCCCTATGAAGAACTCCCGCGTGCACGCCAGGATCAAGGCCAACGGCTCGGTTAAATTGGGCGGAAAAGCCTGAGCTAAAACCATGGGCAAAGCGGCGAAGGCCAGCAGGAGCGCCAGCCAAAAGCGCGCAGCGATGGGCATCGACGGCACTGTGAGCGCAGGAGAAACCATGAGGAGCCCGAGGAAGCGAAGCCCCAACATAAAGGTCAAGGTCAGCAGGAAAAGCCAATCTCCGTTCATGGTATGAAACTATCAAGATGTCCCAATATGTCCCGCGCCATCTGACCGATATTGCCAAACATCCATGGCCCGAGAAACAAGAGAGCCAAAAAGACCGCCAAGATCTTGGGTATGAAGATGAGGGTCTGCTCCTGGATCGAAGTGGCCGTCTGCAGTATGCCTATTATCAAGCCCACAGCCATGGCCGTCAGAAGGACCGGCGCGGAGGTCAACAGGGTAATCCAAACGGCATGTCGAAACGCGTCCATCGTGGTCACGGACAAGTCGCCTCCTTATTTAAAGCTGCTCACAAGGCTCGAGACCACCAGGTCCCAGCCATCCGCCATTACAAACAGAAGCACTTTAAACGGCAACGATACAAGCATGGGAGGCAGCATTATCATGCCCATGCTCATCAACACGCTCGCCACTATCATGTCAACCACGATAAAAGGGATAAATATTACCACACCCATCTGAAAGGCTATCTTGAGCTCGCTCAACATGAAGGCCGGGATCAATACGCGCGTCGGAAGGTCATCCGGCGTTTGAGGCCTCGGGAGATCGGCCAAGGACACCATCAGCGACAATTCCCCCTCCCTCGTCTCTTTGAGCATGAAAGCGCGCACGGGTTCGACAGCACCGTTCAGCGCCTCGGGAGCCGAGATCTCGCCGCGCAGATACGGGTCGAGCGCGTCATCGTAAACCTTCTGCCACACGGGGGCCATGGTAAAGAAGGTCAAAAAGAGCGCCAGCGTGACCAGAATCTGATTCGACGGCATCTGTTGGACGCCTATAGCGCTTCGCACAAAGCTCAAGACTACCAATATGCGGGTGAAGCTCGTGAGCATCAATACAATGGCAGGAGCGAGGCTCAAAACAGTAAGGAGCGCCAGGATTTGGAGGGTGAGCGCCACATCCTGAGGCGATTGAGCAGCCTTTATGCCGAATTCCACGCTCGGAATGGGGATAGAGGGGGGCTCGGGCTGAGCATAGGCAGCTCCGACCAGGAGCACTATAAAGGAAAGGGCTATAGCGCTTTTAACCGCACGATTGAGCCACCTTGTTGATTCAAGAGACATCGCCGCTTTTATCCTCCCAATCCCTGAGGCCCCACCTCCCAAGGAAGAGAGCGCCGTTTTTGCCGGAGACGAAGGCTACGACATCAGGGCCGCAGCGGACCAGATATACAACCTCGTGCCCCAGCGGCAACGTGGCTAAAAGGCACAAATCTCCCCTTTTGGGTCGAGAGATCCCCCTCTTTTGAGCAAAGCGCAGGGCCAACCACGCACATGCGCCGATGCCGATCAAGGCCAAGAACATACGAAAAAGATAACTCTCGATGGTGGGCGCCTCGGAAGCCGCCAAAGCCGGAAAAGGACAAAAGAGCGAGGCCGCGACCGAGGGTAATATGCATATCCTTAGCGACCTCGCCGAATACATCAAAATACACATCCATCCGAGGTTCGAGCTAAGACAGGGCCTTTTTCAAGGCCTCCAAGACGCGGTCGGGCTGAAAGGGCTTTACGATGAAGTCGGAAGCCCCAGCTTGGATGGCCTCAATGACCATCGCCTGTTGTCCCATAGCGCTGACCATAACGACCTTGGCGTTCGGGTCGATCTTTTTGATCTCCTTCACAGCAGCGATGCCATCGACTTCGGGCATGGTAATGTCCATAGTCACTAAATCCGGCTTGAGTTCCTGATAAAGCCTTACGGCCTCAGCACCGTTCGTCGCCTCGCCAGCTATCTCAAAACCACCTTTGAGGAGTATGTCCTTCAACATCATACGCATAAAAGCAGCATCGTCCACCACCAGGACCCTTGTCACACAATTCAGCCCCTTCCCCCAAATATATCTTCAGCCGCTGATAGAGCGAATGCGATCGGCCTTGCTCGCGATCTCAGTTACCCTGACGGCGAAGCTCTCATCGATGATGACGACTTCACCACGCGCGATGAGTTTGCCGTTGGCCAAAATATCGACCGGCTCACCGGCCATCTTTTCTAATTCTATCACGGAGCCGGGCCCCATGTTTAAAATCTCGCCTATCGTCTTCCTGGTGCGTCCGAGCTCCACGGTTATGCGAAGCGGAACATCCACTATCAGATCGAGATTGCCAATGCCCTTCAGTTCGGGCTCTTCGTCTGGCCTTAAAGGTAGAAATGCGGCCGGTCGCGCTTCTACCGGCACTGAAGTGGCGCCGGCCCCCACGACTGCACCTCCTCCAGCACGAGGGGGTGGAGCGGGTTCGGTTTGAGCCGTGCTCGGTCGCGGCTCATGGGGTTCGGGTTTAGCGGCTTCTTCTTTGGCAGCGCTCTGAACCGCTTTATTCAACTCTTCGGCTAACTTGTTCGAGGCATCGAGGGTGGTGAGAAGCCAGACGTCAAAAGAGCCTATATCGTGGATCTCCACATTGTACCGTACTGCCCAGATTTTTTCCCCCCGATCCATCTCGCCAAAGGGACGCCACTCTCCGTGCGGCAGAGTCGCGGAGACGCCGCGGGGCACCACTTTTTTACCCGAAAGAAGCCTGCTCAAATCGGCAAGAGCGGTCCCCACAAATTGGCTCAAGCCTTCCTGAGCGGCGCTCAGATAGAGATCGTTCATTTCGGGCGGAAGGTCCTTGCCGTCCCCTCCCATCATGAGATCGGCGAGCATGAGCGCTCCGCGCCCGTTCAAGACCAATGCGGCGGGGATTTCCAACCCATCCCACGTCATGGAATAGAGGAAGGGAGACGGATCGCCTAAACGGCTCAAAAAATCATCTTGAGACAAAACGGTCTCTTCCGCTAACTTCACTGCAACCGTTTTGCCGGAAAGCATCCCCATGACTCTCTCGCCGGCCGCAGAAAAGACCGAGGCGACTTCAGAGAGGAGGCCCGTATCCTGCCCCGCAGAATCCGCTTTCTTCTCGCCGGACGACCCTTTTAGCAGGGCATCTATCTCCTCCTGGCTCAAGAGGTCATTAACCATACCACATCCTCCTCCTCTGCGCCCAGCTTTTGAACGACGTCAGTTATCCGTACGGCATATCGCCCTTTCGATGTGCCGGGGGCTGCATAAAACTTTACATTGCTGCCAATGCGAACGGCCACGGGATCAGCGTAAGACTCCTCCAAACGGATGACATCGCCGGGACGAAGTCCGAGCAGTTCTTTCAGCTCGATCTCGGCATGGCCGAGCTCTACGACGACTGGCACCTTAATGTCCTTGAGCCTTTCAGTCAATTTCTCCTTGGCGTTCTCGGTCCCCTTCCGCCCAGTCGAAGCGAACCACCGCTGGGAGCTCAAACGATCCACGACCGGCTCCATCACGAAATAGGGGACGCAGAAGTTCATGAGCCCCTCGATGTTCCCGAGTTGGACCTTGAGCGTAACCACCAGCACCATATCGGAACCAGGGCAAATCTGTACGAAAAAGGGATTGCTCTCGAGGTTAACGAAGCGGAATTTCAAGTCTACGACAGTACTCCAGCTCTCCTCCAAGAGCTCGAGAATGCGCATAAATATCCTCTCGGCCACCATGCGCTCTATGTCGGTGAGGCTCCTCGGCTTGGAGAGCGATTCTCCTTTGCCGCCAAGGCTACGGTCGATGATAGCGAATATTAAGCTCGGGGCGATCTCCAGCATGGCACTGCCGCTCAAGGGATACATATCGAGCACCGCTATCACAGTCGGCTGAACGAGCGAGCGCACGAATTCATCATAAGATATCTGATCCACCGAAGCCACCTCGGCCGAGACCAAAGAGCGCGCCATCGTGGAAATGGCCGTGGTGACCTGGCGGGCGAAGGACTCGTGAACCATTTGGATCGCCCGGAGCTGATCTTTGCTGAATTTGTCCGGCCGCCTAAAATCGTAGATCTTGAACTTCTTCTCTTCTTCGCTCTTTTTAATGGCCTCGATATCGACATGGCCGCTGGAGAGGGCTTGTAAAAGGGCATCTATTTCAGCCTGAGAGAGGACTTCGGGCACCATAAGCTCCCACTCCTTTATTGAAGCATAAATTCCTCAAACAAGACGCGCTTCACTGGGGCACGCCCGTCCGCAAGCGGCATCATGGCGTTGATCCTCCTCGTGAGGTCCTGGCTCGCCTCCAATATTCCCTCGGCCGTCCTCAAATCGTCGTAAAAGCGATCTTTCATGGCCAATATTACCTCGTTTTTGACTCTGCTCTGCCAACCGCTCTCGGAAAAGAGGTTTAACGCCTTGGGCGAGTTCAATTCAAGGACGAGCTTGAAGCGCACGATCTTCGGTTCTCTATCGGCGAGGTTAACGGTGAAGTCTCCCATATTGACCATGGGCCCCGGCATTTCCACCTGCCTCTCCGGCGACGTCACATACGCAGGCTGTTTAAGAATTTTCCCCCCAAAAAACACCCCCGCGCCTACCCCTACGAGCAGAATCACAATGCCAACGAGGGCGAACAGGATAATCTTCTTCAACATATATATATACCCCCATGATTATATCAATCTTTAGAATAGCGGGAAAGCACAACCACGTCCACCCTGCGATTGAGCCGCCTGTGGTCGTCGGTGTCGTTGGGCACGAGGGGTCTAAAGGGACCATATCCGACGGCCCGTAGCCTGCGCGGGTCGATGCCCACGACATCACTCAAGAAAGAGGCGACAACGGCCGCTCGAACCGAGGAAAGCCCCCAATTGTCTTTGTAGGGCCCGCCTTTCAAGGGGACGTTATCCGTATGCCCCTCCACGGACAGCTGATTAGGCAACTCTTTCAAGGCCCCTCCCACTTTGGACAGGAGCCTTTTGGCCTCAGGCCGTAGCTCTGCGCTCCCCGGTTCGAAGAGAAGCTGTTCCGTGAAGGAGATAACCACGCCCCTCTCGTCGATTCGTGCAGATATGTCCTGCTTTAAGCCTTCCTCACGAAGGAATATATCGAGCTTTTGCAAGGTGGACAGGATATCGTGCGTCTCTTGGGCGCTCTGTCCGGCGCTGAACCCTCGAAAGCCGGCGAATACGTTCTCCGCCTCCTGCATGCTCTTCCCACCCGGCAAGACTCCGATAGCTCCCTGAAAAGAGTAAATCATCTTCTGAAATTTCTGAACGTCGATAGAAGAAAATGAAAAAAGAAAGACGAAAAAAGTAAGGAGCAATGTGACCATGTCTCCATAAGTGGTGAGCCAGTTACCTTTAACTCCCTCGTCTATTTTCCTCCGCTTTCGTGCCATCACTATCCTGCCTTTTCTTTAGATTCTTGCCTTTCAGCCTCCAATTCATTTCTTAACTTAGGCGGCAGGAATATCTTGAGCTTCTCCTCGACGATGCGCGGGTTC
Proteins encoded in this region:
- a CDS encoding response regulator, coding for MTRVLVVDDAAFMRMMLKDILLKGGFEIAGEATNGAEAVRLYQELKPDLVTMDITMPEVDGIAAVKEIKKIDPNAKVVMVSAMGQQAMVIEAIQAGASDFIVKPFQPDRVLEALKKALS
- the fliN gene encoding flagellar motor switch protein FliN, whose translation is MVNDLLSQEEIDALLKGSSGEKKADSAGQDTGLLSEVASVFSAAGERVMGMLSGKTVAVKLAEETVLSQDDFLSRLGDPSPFLYSMTWDGLEIPAALVLNGRGALMLADLMMGGDGKDLPPEMNDLYLSAAQEGLSQFVGTALADLSRLLSGKKVVPRGVSATLPHGEWRPFGEMDRGEKIWAVRYNVEIHDIGSFDVWLLTTLDASNKLAEELNKAVQSAAKEEAAKPEPHEPRPSTAQTEPAPPPRAGGGAVVGAGATSVPVEARPAAFLPLRPDEEPELKGIGNLDLIVDVPLRITVELGRTRKTIGEILNMGPGSVIELEKMAGEPVDILANGKLIARGEVVIIDESFAVRVTEIASKADRIRSISG
- the fliM gene encoding flagellar motor switch protein FliM, translating into MVPEVLSQAEIDALLQALSSGHVDIEAIKKSEEEKKFKIYDFRRPDKFSKDQLRAIQMVHESFARQVTTAISTMARSLVSAEVASVDQISYDEFVRSLVQPTVIAVLDMYPLSGSAMLEIAPSLIFAIIDRSLGGKGESLSKPRSLTDIERMVAERIFMRILELLEESWSTVVDLKFRFVNLESNPFFVQICPGSDMVLVVTLKVQLGNIEGLMNFCVPYFVMEPVVDRLSSQRWFASTGRKGTENAKEKLTERLKDIKVPVVVELGHAEIELKELLGLRPGDVIRLEESYADPVAVRIGSNVKFYAAPGTSKGRYAVRITDVVQKLGAEEEDVVWLMTS
- a CDS encoding flagellar basal body-associated FliL family protein; translated protein: MLKKIILFALVGIVILLVGVGAGVFFGGKILKQPAYVTSPERQVEMPGPMVNMGDFTVNLADREPKIVRFKLVLELNSPKALNLFSESGWQSRVKNEVILAMKDRFYDDLRTAEGILEASQDLTRRINAMMPLADGRAPVKRVLFEEFMLQ
- a CDS encoding OmpA/MotB family protein, which gives rise to MARKRRKIDEGVKGNWLTTYGDMVTLLLTFFVFLFSFSSIDVQKFQKMIYSFQGAIGVLPGGKSMQEAENVFAGFRGFSAGQSAQETHDILSTLQKLDIFLREEGLKQDISARIDERGVVISFTEQLLFEPGSAELRPEAKRLLSKVGGALKELPNQLSVEGHTDNVPLKGGPYKDNWGLSSVRAAVVASFLSDVVGIDPRRLRAVGYGPFRPLVPNDTDDHRRLNRRVDVVVLSRYSKD